The stretch of DNA AGCACCGTGTCCCCCCATAGAGTGACCTGAGACCGACATCTTCTCTGGATCAGCCGGGAAATTCGAATTTATTAACCGGGGGAGCTGAGAGACGAGAGATCATCTAATCAATACCTCCAGAACTGAtcacagatcacacacacacacacacacgcgcgcacacacacacctcctcagtCACATAGGAGTACATGCGGTAGTTGGTCTTCCAGGGATCCTGTGTGGCGTCGACATAAAACCCAGCGCCTGTTCCAAAATCCCAGCTCTCATCTTCCCCCTCGATATTACAgccacctaacacacacacacacacacacacacaaacacacacacaaacacacacacaaacacacacacaaacacacacaaacacacacacaaacacacacacacacacacacacacacacacaaacacacaaacaaacacacaaacacacacacacacacacacacacacacacaatcaaatcaCAACAAGAGCTGAATGTTTTAACAGAAATAAGCAGTTTTGCTTTAATTAAAAGTATTAACTCACGTGGGCTGGTGTCTGGAGCCACGATGATGATGCCGTGTTCAGACGCAGCCTGCTGACTCCCAGCTTTAGTAATGAAATTCTGCTCCGTGCAGGTTAAccctttaatattaaacacagattTTACACTTCTGATAACGTCAACATCCAAAATAAAGCTCAAATAATATaaattcagaatcagaatcactgaTACCTGAGAGCCAGTAGAACACGGGACACTTCCCACTTTCAGCTTTTGGAGGAAGGTAGATGCCGaacttcattttacattttaactcaGAGCTGAAAAACACAGTCAGTCAGTCTGTAGCTCAAATAACCAGTATAACATAATCTACATTAAACTCAGAACCTCAGCTCAACACAGTATTACAGTTCCCGTGTCTGTATGAGCTGAGATACACTgctctctgtaaaacatggtgcagGTTGTGCTTCTGCAGGTTAAACCACAATCCAAACATTAACCATTCAGAGCTTCAGTGAATAATAAAGGCAGGGGTTTTGATATTCTGTGAAAGAGAAGTCTCCTTATTCCAGTGAAgtttagaaaataagaaaagtaaaCAACAGAAACCTAAAATAAACTTgcttttaacactttaaactcaGAAGTGAACAAAAGCTGCGCACCTGTCGTGCTCAAACACCTTCTGATATCCACCGCAGCACTTGTTGGACGACACCTGAGTTAATGCCATGGCTCTTTCTGAATCTGTCAGAAAAGTTTGGATAGAGTGAAAAATACACAATTTAGCAGCACAAAACATCAatgtaagaaaagtaaaaaaggGGTGATTTGTAGCAAaaacaattcattggttaacagATTACAGCTGGTAAGTATTAATAAAGTGAAATGGACTTTAAAAATGTTAAGCCTTATTCTGCAGTAAATCAGTGCAGGAACAGAAAGTCACTGCTGTTACTCTACTGCAGAATTTACACACATCGttcatgttaaaataaaacatatattgttaAACAGTGTTTCCATTAAATTTAGATAAATATGCTGCACACAAAAAGCAGTAATATTGACCCTCAGAAATAATTTTATCTTAATTATCTTTTCGTTTTAACCTTTTAAAGACAAGTCTAAATCATTGATATATATAACTTTATTAATCTTTTCTGACAAATTTCAACAGAATTCTGACTTTGTATCTCCAAAAACACGGAGTTATTTATTTTAGAATCAggtgtttttctcttctttttctgggAGGAATAAACTTAATAAACTTCCACAGGTTTGTGGATCTGAggagagctggaggagtttagATCTGATTACAGGAGGTTTTTTCAGTGAATCACAGACACAGAAATAATCTCAGTAACCAGCCAGCAGATCTCAGACACGGAGAGGAAGCTGAAACTGctgcaataaaaacattaaagttataaaaacacagaaaacggaataaatgataaaatgctaaataaagaCTGAATGAGCAGCAGGTTAGCCTGAGCGCTAACTCTGTCCCAGTTTACCGCAGAAACCCGGGCTTTATCCCGCACTGCTGCGGCTCAGAGCGCTGCGGAAGATCACAgacagattaaaaaataatataaagtgttttttaataattctgcaccttttatttactgtaaaatatgaaGTTATTTCTACCGCACTCCTCCAGGTTCACAGAGTCCAGCGCTGCGTCGCGACGTTCCCGTGTTCAGCGTGATTACGTCACGCCCCTTACGTTCCGCTGTGACGGCGCTTCCCCCAGACAGCCTGCAGGGGGCGCCAAAGACCCTTTTGTGTTCAAACTCAAACATTTAATCCGGTTTATTACAGTATAAATCTCTGATGTGTTATTAAAACTATCAAATGtacaaaacataatttttattcctctatatgtaaaataatgtgttcaattagattattatttatttaattattgttacACAGATTATAATGTATAAAATCACACCAGCATCCTGCACAGATCAAATGCAATAATACACagtttattacataataataataagccaGTAGTCATGACAATactttgtgattaatcacatttaaaatcatgattacaatgttttcctgtattttgtaagggggatatatatataatataactgtaataaattctttatttttatattttcttgatCTAAAGCTGCAGAATGCAGAGATGTGTAGTTTCATATTTAAACCATATTCAGCATAAATAAACTCAAATTCTGAACTCGACTATAGAATTAATTAATTACGATAAAAATGATCACATTAAAGTTTCAGAGTAATCCTGTTCACAGCAATACTTATATTACAGTTTAGTTTATAGTTCCAGGTATTTTATCCCCCATCCCTCTATCCCTCTATCCCTCCATtcttccatccctccatccctcctggGTAACTCTTTGGAAACGTGTCTCACCAGGCCTAAAACACATCAGCAGGACGGAGTGATTGACTATCTGCTGTTTCTCTAATGGAGTGCAcaaaagtgtgtgagagtgtgtgtgtgagtgtgtgtgtgtgagtgtgtgagagtgtgtgagtgtgtgagagtgtgtgagagtgtgtgagtgtgtatgtgagtgtgtgagagtgtgtgagtgtgtgagagtgtgtgagtgtgtgtgtgtgagtgtgtgtgagtgtgtgagagtgtgagagtgtgtgagagtgtgtgagtgtgtgtgtgagtgtgtgagtgtgtgagtgtgtgtgtgagtgtgtgagaatgcGCGAGAGCGGCTCTTATTAAAGACAAATGGAAAACTGTAAAATTGCTGTAACCTGTAATGGAACAATCAAGCAATCTGAATGTTGATGCTCATGCTGTGATGTGCattacagagaacacacacacacacacacacacacacactcctctccctCTGCTGAAcctgcacatcacacacacacagtcaccgtTTTTCTCTCCTGGCAGTGATTCACACACCCCTCCCTCACCCAGCCAATCACTGCTGCTCTCAGAGCCGAGCGGCgtccaattaaattacatttacctttaataaatacaaaacaccTGAACACTGCAGCTCCACCACATCCCAGAACTCTCAGCTCATACAGGACTCTGTTTATACAGGACTCTGTTTATTCAGGACTCTGTTTATTCAGGACTCTGTTTATACAGGACTCTGTTTATTCAGGACTCTGTTTATTCAGGACTCTGTTTATACAGGACTCTGTTTATACAGGACTCTGTTTATTCAGGACTCTGTTTATACAGGACTCTGTTTATTCAGGACTCTGTTTATTCAGGACTCTGTTTATTCAGGACTCTGTTTATTCAGGACTCTGAGGCGCCGTGTTTATAATCATCATTACATTAAAACCTCGTATCACAGAAATATCatacactgcagactgtgcttcAGCTCAGTTTAATGATTTAGAGTTATAGTATTATTTACCCACCAATAAAAGAGTTCATTTAGTTATTCATCTTGTGTTTTAAggctgtttgtttatttttcaggTAAATTTTGATTGTGGTTTATATTTGAGCTTTGGGCAATTTACTGGCTTAAAGGTTTGATTTAGCATAATTTGTGGCTCTTAGGTTTTAGTCTGATTTAATAGTTATAAAGTTTGGGTTTTAAATTGATTTAGTGGTTTATCTTTTTGGTTTAGGTCACTTTACTGACTTATCTTTGATCTTTAGGATgatttacaatttttttgtttgcattgctTATTTTGGGGATTTGGGCTAAATGTGGGGTTCATATTTAGTCCAATTAGTGATTTGTTTCTGTGTTATTTATTGATTTACGGGAATTTAGACTAATGTtttcccaagtgaaaataaaggttgattgattaagtggtttattttaaagttatagtCTGATTAGTGATTTGTTTTTGAGTTTTAAGTCGAATCAGtgatttatatttgattaatgGTTTTGGCTGTAGATCCTCACAGCCTGAACCCAGCGGCTCCAGTGCGTCCAGCAGCTCATTAGGAGGTTCTGGTGATGcgggtgatgctgatgtgatgctgatggagctgatgtgatgctgatgtgatgctggtggagctgtgatgctgctgtgatgctgatgtgatgctgatgttatgctgatgtgatgctggtggagctgatgtgatgctggtggagctgtgatgctgctgtgatgctgatgtgatgctgatgtgatgctgatgtgatgctgatgtgatgctgtgatgctgatgtgatgctggtggagctgatgtgatgctgtgatgctgatgtgatgctggtggagctgtgatgctgctgtgatgctgatgtgatgctgatgtgatgctgatgtgatgctgatgtgatgctggtggagctgtgatgctgctgtgatgctgatgtgatgctgatgttatgctgatgtgatgctggtggagctgatgtgatgatgtgatgctgatgtgatgctggtggagctgtgatgctgctgtgatgctgatgtgatgctgatgtgatgctgatgtgatgctgatgtgatgctgtgatgctgatgtgatgctggtggagctgatgtgatgctgtgatgctgatgtgatgctggtggagctgtgatgctgctgtgatgctgatgtgatgctggtggagctgtgatgctgctgtgatgctgatgtaatgctgtgatgctgatgtgatgctgatgtgatgatgtgatgctggtggagctgatgtgatgctgatgtgatgctggtgtagctgatgtgatgctgtgatgctggtggggctgtgatgctgatgtgataATGTGATGGtggtggagctgatgtgatgctgatgtgatgctgtgatgctgatgtgatgctggtggagctgatgtgatgctgtgatgctggtggagctgatgtgatgctgtgatgatgtgatgctggtggagctgatgtgatgctgtgatgatgtgatgctggtggagctgatgtgaggctgtgatgctggtggagctgatgtgatgatgtgatgctgatgtgatgatgtgatgctgatgtgatgctggtgatgctgtgatgctggtggagctgtgatgctgatgtgatgctggtggagctgatgtgatgctgtgatgctggtggagctgatgtgatgatgtgatgctgtgatgctggtggagctgatgtgatgctggtggagctgtaatgctgatgtgatgctggtggagctgatgtgatgctgtgatgatgtgatgctggtggagctgatgtgatgctgtgatgatgtgatgctggtggagctgatgtgatgctggtggagctgatgtgatgctgtgatgctggtggagctgatgtgatgatgtgatgctgtgatgctgatgtgatgctggtgatgttgtgatgctggtgatgctgatgtgatgctgtgatgctggtggagctgatgtgatgctggtggagctaatgtgatgatgtgatgctgatgtgatgatgtgatgctgtgatgctggtggagctgatgtgatgctggtggagctgtgatgctgtgatgatgtgatgctggtggagctgatgtgatgctggtggagctgatgtgatgctgtgatgctggtggagctgatgtgatgctgatgtgatgctggtgatgttgtgatgctggtgatgctgatgtgatgctgtgatgctggtggagctgatgtgatgctgtgatgctggtggagctgatgtgatgatgtgatgctggtggagctgatgtgatgctgtgatgctggtggagctgatgtgatgatgtgatgctgtgatgctgatgtgatgctggtgatgttgtgatgctgtgatgctgatgtgatgctggtggagctgatgtgatgctgtgatgctggtggagctgatgtgatgctggtgatgttgtgatgctgtgatgctgatgtgatgctggtggagctgatgtgatgctgtgatgctgatgtgatgctgatgtgatgctgtgatgctgatgtgatgctgatgtgatgctggtgatgttgtgatgctgtgatgctgatgtgatgctggtggagctgatgtgatgctgtgatgctgtgatgctggtggagctgatgtgatgatgtgatgctgtgatgctgatgtgatgctggtgatgttgtgatgctgtgatgctgatgtgatgctggtggagctgatgtgatgctgtgatgctgtgatgctggtggagctgatgtgatgatgtgatgctgtgatgctgatgtgatgctggtgatgctgtgatgctggtggagctgatgtgatgctggtggagctgatgtgatgctggtggagctgatgtgatgctgtgatgctgtgatgctggtggagctgatgtgatgatgtgatgctgtgatgctgatgtgatgctggtgatgctgtgatgctggtggaggTGATGTGATGCTGTGAGTCAGGAGTGTGTGTATGGAAGGTGATCCTGCTGCTGATGGATGAGTCATGGTGAACATGTGAAGGTTTTGACGTGTGGCTCTGAGAAGGTTAATCCCTttaataaacacacactaaagCTCCTCCCTGCTGGAGGCGGGACAGGGGATCCGGGTTTTCCTTTCTTCAATCTTAAGGAAAATAATATTGGCAAAGCATCACTATAATTACAACAatcaattacaataaaataaaagcaacaataaatattaaaactaactgagaataattaaaataacagattttGTTTCTGCTGATTTTTGTCTCTTTCTACTCTATTCCTCAttcagtctctttctttctctctctctctctctctctcgtttggaGTAACAAAAGGAAACCGGCCAATGGAACGCGTAGCGTGTGAGTCATTGTGCTGCCACGGCAACAATAACTACAGTAATGATGAAAAGGCTGAAAAGCTGAAGCGACAACCgatcaataatatttaattattattaataataatctttaCTGAGCGTCTGAGAAATTCCAGATCacacatttgtttagtttctaaataaaaatctgatttataaaTCTAAtattcactgacatgccaaaagtcatgggacattgtgtaaattgatcataaaagcccagacctgtataagttgtgaggtgttatcttttgagtgATGATGagcactggccagcatgctcttgGCAAGACGATGTGAATTATTGGAGCGAAGCCTGATAGTAAGTGTTAGATAGTTAGATATTTAATTCCTAAAGTtagatgtggatttaattttcctTGATCCACACTGTCACGAGTTTACCaggaatacgtcatagaaggcattaccatctgCAGTGGACAGAACAGTGAGAGGTAATGATGGTGGCCGGCAGTgtctgtcagaaatcacatccatattaaaTAAGTCATATAGTTAAATTCTACGTATTGACAGGCACTGACGCGACAAATAACTTACATATATAAGggaattatattttacattttcattagACTTCTGTTCTGTGTGGTTGAGATCTAATCCGCACTCTTGTCTCATTtacgtgtatttttttttcactgttataaAGGTAATAATGTGCTTTAGGTTATTATTTagaataatatgtattttttgccTTTGGTTTAATAAACTATGAGTCAGAAACAGAAGCAGATTtctataaacagaaaaaagttaTAGAGAAACATCATTTAAAGCTAATAATATCTGAAATAATCCCTCAGCTGCATCTAAATGACCTTCTGTTAAAGTTTTAAACAGGCCATATAACAACTCCAGGCCTCACATCTATTATGCTAATATGGGGGTATTTTGGGGGTAATTTAGCCAATGGGCAGCCGGTCCACAGTGTATCTGatggatgctggtgtttctggGAATCTAACCTTcagttcagagaaactgatctacATTCAGCTTCTGCTGAACTACATCAGCGTCTCTGAGCGTCTGTTTGCTCCTCCGTCTCACAGCCAGGTaaaatttattcttttttttattcatcggCATCAAGAGAAACGACTCAAACGCTGAGATTAAAACTCCAGCTGTCAGATTTATTAGAAGCTTTTAAACAGTTTCAgtctgtaaaacactgttctggaAGCAGGTCTGTGTAGAGAAATACTCGGGTAATTCTCCAGTCGGGCTGCTGCTTAGCCCTCATAACTcttattaatgtaatttaatcagtttttaacaCTTAATTTAATCCTGATAATCAATCTGAACAAAActttcaaataaacataaatctgTCAGAGAGAATTGCTCATACGATTGTTATAAAAGTGAGTTAAAGCCTTGTTTACTGTAAAAGACCATCAGACTCTGAAGTGGgagtgcactgttctactgtgcagtggTACCTGCACAAAtgcactgtatggacaaaagagTTGGGACACCTGTTTGTTTTGGTGTAAGttgattaaaaatagtttatcctgaaTAACTACTTCTGAGTAACATTCTACTGTCCATGAtgaatccatccattcatccatccatccatccatccatccattcatccatccatccatccatccatccatccatccaaccatctattcatctattcatctatcAACAGTCCAATGTCCTGATGACTCAAAGTCCTGTAGTGTGATCACTGTATAAAACCTGATGGACACAAATCCAGTTTTAAATGCTATTTGTTTAAGAAAACATTCACACTTTACATGGGTTCAGACTTTTATGTAAATAACATCTGACtaactgtaaagcatgggggtgggttGATTAATCTTGTTTTTGGAGTTTGTGTTACAGCCAGTGGCATGTGGAACGTTACCAGTACATACTGGAAACAAACATCACACTCTCTGTAAAAGTAAAGATACTAAAATGATGGAATCTACTTTAGAATTCTGATCTGAAGTGAGACAAGCTGAAGCTCTTCTGATGAGTCTCACAGACGTTTGGAATAAATTATAATTCATTAATATGCTGGAGATTAGAGTCCTGATAATTGGATGGCTGTTCTTATGATGAAATTAAAGGGCAATAAATTCTGTTTGAAATATTACTTAACTTTACATTCACACATAAATATCTGTGACCAGAACTTATATTGCATAATTATTACATTACTGTGAGCTTTTCTCTGCACTGGGCTGTTTGGTATTGGCTGCTGTTAGCCTGATGCTAACGAGTCGGCTGGTGCTGAAAGAGAAATGTGTTAATTAGGATTACTGATCTGAGCTGACATATGTGAataatttattttcaccttaaCGGGGGTTTAGGACTCCCCTCATAAAACACACTTCAGTCACGCTGAATAGAGTTCACGCTCCCGGCTTTTCCACAGCGCCGCCGCCTGAGACAGCCTGCCTCATTTACAtatcacacaccaacacacgcaccaacacacgcaccaacacacacaccaacacacgcaccaacacacgcaccaacacacacaccaacacaccaacacaccaacacatgcaccaacacacacaccaacacacacaccaacacacacaccaacacaccaacacacgcaccaacacacgcaccaacacacacaccaacacacacaccaacacacacaccaacacaccaacacaccaacacacacaccaacacacaccaacacacacaccaacacacacaccaacacacgcaccaacacacacaccaacacacacaccaacacacgcaccaacacacgcaccaacacacacaccaacacacacaccaacacaccaacacaccaacacacacaccaacacacgcaccaacacacgcaccaacacacacaccaacacacgcaccaacacacgcaccaacacacgcaccaacacaccaacacaccaacacacacaccaacacacgcaccaacacacacaccaacacacgcaccaacacacgcaccaacacacgcaccaacacacgcaccaacacacacaccaacacacacaccaacacaccaacacaccaacacacacaccaacacacgcaccaacacacgcaccaacacacgcaccaacacacgcaccaacacacgcaccaacacacgcaccaacacaccaacacacgcaccaacacacacaccaacacacgcaccaacacacacaccaacacacgcaccaacacacacaccaacacacacaccaacacaccaacacacacaccaacacacgcaccaacacacgcaccaacacacacaccaacacacaccaacacacacaccaacacacacaccaacacacacaccaacacacaccaacacacacaccaacacacaccaacacacgcaccaacacacacaccaacacacgcaccaacacacacaccaacacaccaacacacacaccaacacaccaacacacacaccaacacaccaacacacacaccaacacacacaccaacacacgcaccaacacacacaccaacacacgcaccaacacacgcaccaacacacgcaccaacacacgcaccaacacacacaccaacacacgcaccaacacacacaccaacacacacaccaacacacacaccaacacacgcaccaacacacgcaccaacacacacaccaacacaccaacacacacaccaacacacacaccaacacacacaccaacacacacaccaacacacacaccaacacacgcaccaacacacgcaccaacacacgcaccaacacacacaccaacacacacaccaacacaccaacacaccaacacacacaccaacacacacaccaacacacacaccaacacacgcaccaacacacacaccaacacacgcaccaacacacgcaccaacacacgcaccaacacaccaacacacgcaccaacacacgcaccaacacacgcaccaacacacgcaccaacacacgcaccaacacacgcaccaacacaccaacacacacaccaacacacacaccaacacacgcaccaacacacgcaccaacacacgcaccaacacacgcaccaacacacgcaccaacacacgcaccaacacacgcaccaacacaccaacacacacaccaacacacgcaccaacacacgcaccaacacaccaacacacacaccaacacacacaccaacacacgcaccaacacacacacca from Astyanax mexicanus isolate ESR-SI-001 chromosome 11, AstMex3_surface, whole genome shotgun sequence encodes:
- the esd gene encoding S-formylglutathione hydrolase, coding for MALTQVSSNKCCGGYQKVFEHDSSELKCKMKFGIYLPPKAESGKCPVFYWLSGLTCTEQNFITKAGSQQAASEHGIIIVAPDTSPRGCNIEGEDESWDFGTGAGFYVDATQDPWKTNYRMYSYVTEELPRLINSNFPADPEKMSVSGHSMGGHGALICALKNPGKYKAVSAFAPICNPVQCAWGQKAFSGYLGSEKSSWEAYDATVLAASYSGPELDILIDQGRDDQFLSSSQLLPDNLISACSEKKIPVVFRLQQGYDHSYYFVFSFINDHIKHHAKYLNA